The window TCCTTATGCAGATCCTCTGCTCAAAGAGCATTTTCATGTGAATTCTTTTTTCATCGGTCAAAATGTACGGCATACACTCAAGGCTGGTAACGGGTCGTATACTCCGGTATTTCTCAGTGAGCTTCCTCTATTGTTTAAACGAAATATTATAGATCTCGATGTGGCTTTAATTCATGTATCAGAACCCGATCGACATGGCTATTGCTCCTTGGGGGTGTCGATAGAGGCTACATTGGCAGCCATTGATAATGCGAGTTTAGTGATCGCTCAGGTAAATAAGCAAATGCCGAGGACTCATGGCGACGGGATTATACATATCTCGGAAGTTGACCTGTTTGTAGAATGCGACGAACCTATTCCTGAACACAAGCTGGCCAAGCCTTCTTCCGTTGAAGAAAAGATTGGGGGGTATGTGGCGGAGCTGGTCGACGATAAAAGTACCTTGCAAATGGGCATTGGGGTAATTCCGGATGCCGTACTTTCTAAATTAGCAGGACATAAAGATCTGGGGCTCCATACGGAGATGTTTTCAGACGGGGTAATTGACCTGATCTTAAAAAATGTCATAAACGGAAATTATAAAGCGATACTTCCCGGACGGTCGTTGGCTACCTTTCTGATGGGAACAAAGAGACTGTACGACTATGTCGATGACAATCCGTTTATCGAGATGCGCACTTCCGATTATGTCAATGATGTAGCAACTATCAAGAAAAATAATAAGATGGTAGCTATTAATTCGGCTATAGAGGTAGACTTAACAGGCCAGGTATGTGCAGATTCGATAGGAACCAGGATGTATTCCGGAGTTGGCGGACAAATGGACTTTATAAGGGGAGCTTCATTAAGTGAAGGCGGAAAAGCAATCATCGCATTACCTTCAGTTACCAAATCAGGAATCAGCCGGATAGTTCCTAAGCTTAAACTCGGTGCAGGGGTAGTAACGACCCGGGCACATGTGCATTATGTTGTGACCGAAAATGGAGTTGCCAACCTTTACGGGAAAACAATAAACGAACGTGCTAAGGCCTTGATGCGAATTGCACATCCTGATCATCAGGAGGCCATTGATAAAGAATTTTTTGAATATAAGAAATAAATCAAGAGCGGGTTTAAAAGGGATAAAGACCCTGTTGCAGATTTAAGTCCCGTAATTATAAAAACACCACCGGTTCATTTTGTCGCATTATAGGTGTAAAGAAGCAGTTCTTCCCTGTCATCAGGTAATTTGACAGTGCCTTCGTATTTTAATCCGAGTTTTTCCAGCAATCGTTGAGAAGCAAAGTTGTCTTTGGTGGTGATTGCATTGAGTCTTTCAATGCCAAATTCGGTAAAAGCCAGCTCTTTTAATTTGTCAGAAGCTTCATAGGCATAACCTGTTTTCTCATATTCAGGTAAGAAAGCGAATCCGATATCAATACCTTCAAGGCCTTCGCGGTCGTAAAGGCCACAAGTACCTGCTTTTTTACCATCCGATTTGCGGATAAGCGTATAGTTTGAGTATCCTAAATGCTTAAGTTGGGGTGTCATTCTTTCTTCTATGTAAGCAGTTGCAGCATCAATACTGTTAACACCCCGATCGCCGATATATTTAATAAATTTCGGGGTATTCATCAGTTTAAAGATGAAT of the Zhouia spongiae genome contains:
- a CDS encoding acetyl-CoA hydrolase/transferase family protein, encoding MYKSVSAETAVESVKSNQRVYIQAAAAAPQLLIRALTNRYQDLKNVEICHLHTEGDAPYADPLLKEHFHVNSFFIGQNVRHTLKAGNGSYTPVFLSELPLLFKRNIIDLDVALIHVSEPDRHGYCSLGVSIEATLAAIDNASLVIAQVNKQMPRTHGDGIIHISEVDLFVECDEPIPEHKLAKPSSVEEKIGGYVAELVDDKSTLQMGIGVIPDAVLSKLAGHKDLGLHTEMFSDGVIDLILKNVINGNYKAILPGRSLATFLMGTKRLYDYVDDNPFIEMRTSDYVNDVATIKKNNKMVAINSAIEVDLTGQVCADSIGTRMYSGVGGQMDFIRGASLSEGGKAIIALPSVTKSGISRIVPKLKLGAGVVTTRAHVHYVVTENGVANLYGKTINERAKALMRIAHPDHQEAIDKEFFEYKK
- a CDS encoding GNAT family N-acetyltransferase, with the protein product MPVKIKTYETERLILKPTDTGDAAFIFKLMNTPKFIKYIGDRGVNSIDAATAYIEERMTPQLKHLGYSNYTLIRKSDGKKAGTCGLYDREGLEGIDIGFAFLPEYEKTGYAYEASDKLKELAFTEFGIERLNAITTKDNFASQRLLEKLGLKYEGTVKLPDDREELLLYTYNATK